The Mauremys reevesii isolate NIE-2019 linkage group 21, ASM1616193v1, whole genome shotgun sequence genome has a window encoding:
- the LOC120388015 gene encoding chymotrypsin-like elastase family member 2A, whose amino-acid sequence MIGILFATLMLAARALSCGDSAYPPLLTRVVGGEDVRPFSWPWQVSLQYSSSGTWHHTCGGTLIASNWVLTAAHCISSSRTYRVLLGKYNLMVNEEGSIAVSPERIIVHQRWNPNNVADGNDIALIKLSQSVALSDQIQPACLPPVNSLLASGVVCYVTGWGRPQTNGTLSGKLQQWRLVVVDYATCSLPSWGGSSVKTTMICARGDGVISSCNWDSGSPLNCRGADSTWEVHGIASFRSVLSCNYYQKPFIFTRVSAFKDWITTVSV is encoded by the exons ATGATTGGTATCTTGTTCGCTACCCTGATGCTGGCTGCTAGGG CCCTCAGTTGTGGAGATTCCGCCTACCCGCCTCTCTTGACCAGAGTGGTTGGAGGAGAAGATGTGAGACCATTCAGCTGGCCCTGGCAG GTGTCCCTGCAATATAGTTCCAGTGGCACCTGGCATCACACCTGTGGGGGAACCCTCATTGCATCCAACTGGGTCCTGACAGCTGCTCACTGCATCAG CTCTTCTCGGACCTATCGAGTGCTTCTTGGCAAATACAACCTAATGGTTAATGAAGAAGGATCGATTGCAGTCAGTCCAGAAAGAATCATTGTCCATCAACGCTGGAATCCAAACAATGTCGCAGACGG CAACGACATCGCTTTGATCAAACTCTCCCAGAGCGTCGCCCTGAGCGATCAAATCCAGCCGGCCTGCCTCCCTCCGGTAAACAGTCTCCTGGCCTCTGGCGTGGTCTGCTACGTCACAGGATGGGGAAGGCCGCAGA caaACGGTACTCTCTCAGGTAAACTGCAGCAATGGCGATTGGTCGTGGTGGATTACGCCACCTGTTCCCTGCCTAGCTGGGGGGGGAGTTCAGTAAAAACCACCATGATCTGTGCAAGAGGCGACGGGGTGATCTCCAGCTGCAAC TGGGACTCTGGTAGCCCACTGAACTGCAGAGGTGCTGATAGCACGTGGGAAGTGCATGGCATAGCCAGCTTCAGGTCCGTGCTAAGCTGTAATTATTACCAGAAACCCTTCATCTTCACTCGGGTCTCCGCTTTCAAAGACTGGATCACTACGGTAAGCGTCTAG
- the LOC120387762 gene encoding chymotrypsin-like elastase family member 2A: MIGILFATLTLAAGALSCGDPAYPPLLTRVVGGEDARPFSWPWQVSLQYSSSGTWRHTCGGTLIASNWVLTAAHCISSSRTYRVFLGKYNLKATEEGSVAVSPEKIIVHEGWNANRVSNGNDIALIKLSQSVARSNQIQPACLPQANSLLASGVVCYVTGWGRLQTNGALPDILQQGPLVVVDYATCSLPAWWGSTVKTTMVCAGGDGVISSCNGDSGGPLNCRSADGTWEVHGVVSFGSSLGCNYYRKPSVFTRVSAFNSWITTVMANN, from the exons ATGATTGGTATCTTGTTCGCTACCCTGACGCTGGCCGCTGGGG CCCTCAGTTGTGGGGATCCCGCCTACCCGCCTCTCTTGACCAGAGTGGTTGGAGGAGAAGATGCGAGACCATTCAGCTGGCCCTGGCAG GTGTCCCTGCAATATAGTTCCAGTGGCACCTGGCGTCACACCTGTGGGGGAACCCTCATTGCATCCAACTGGGTCCTGACAGCTGCTCACTGCATCAG CTCTTCTCGGACCTATCGAGTGTTTCTTGGCAAATACAACCTAAAGGCTACTGAAGAAGGATCGGTTGCAGTCAGTCCAGAAAAAATCATTGTCCATGAAGGCTGGAACGCAAACCGTGTTTCAAACGG CAACGACATTGCTTTGATCAAACTCTCCCAGAGCGTCGCCCGGAGCAATCAAATCCAGCCGGCCTGCCTCCCCCAAGCAAACAGTCTCCTGGCCTCTGGCGTGGTCTGCTACGTCACAGGATGGGGAAGGCTGCAGA CAAACGGCGCTCTCCCAGATATACTGCAGCAAGGGCCATTGGTCGTGGTGGATTACGCCACCTGTTCCCTGCCTGCCTGGTGGGGTAGCACAGTAAAAACCACCATGGTCTGTGCAGGCGGCGACGGGGTGATCTCCAGCTGCAAC GGGGACTCTGGTGGCCCACTGAACTGCAGAAGTGCTGATGGCACATGGGAAGTGCATGGCGTAGTCAGCTTCGGCTCCTCGCTAGGCTGTAATTATTACCGCAAACCCTCCGTTTTCACTCGAGTCTCCGCTTTCAACAGCTGGATCACTACG
- the LOC120387758 gene encoding chymotrypsin-C-like, with protein sequence MFGFVCLTLLLGYAYSCGVPAYPPYVARVVGGEDANPHSWPWQISLQYDKSGVWAHTCGGTLIATNWVLTAAHCISSSRTYRVLLGKQNLEVEEPGSVAAAVEKIIVHEKWNSFLIANDIALIKLAEPVEVSETIQPACLPASGAILPQDFPCYVTGWGRLWTNGPISDDLQQALLPVVDHTTCSQWDWWGSRVKETMVCAGGDGVVAGCNGDSGGPLNCYGANAWEVHGIVSFGSGLSCNTRKKPTVFTRVSAYIDWINEKINLN encoded by the exons ATGTTCGGGTTTGTGTGCCTCACTTTGCTCCTGGGCTATG CCTACAGCTGCGGCGTCCCTGCCTACCCACCTTATGTCGCCCGGGTGGTCGGAGGTGAAGATGCCAATCCCCACAGCTGGCCCTGGCAG ATTTCCCTCCAATACGACAAAAGTGGTGTCTGGGCTCACACATGTGGCGGGACTCTTATTGCTACCAACTGGGTCCTCACTGCGGCCCACTGCATCAG cagcagcagaacataCCGAGTTCTACTGGGGAAACAAAACCTGGAGGTCGAGGAACCTGGCTCTGTGGCCGCTGCTGTGGAGAAGATCATTGTCCATGAGAAATGGAACTCCTTCCTGATCGC CAACGATATTGCCCTGATCAAGCTGGCTGAGCCTGTGGAAGTGAGCGAGACGAtccagccagcctgcctgcccgcAAGCGGCGCCATCCTGCCGCAAGACTTCCCCTGCTACGTCACCGGATGGGGACGCCTCTGGA CCAACGGCCCCATCTCTGATGACCTCCAGCAGGCACTGCTGCCTGTGGTGGACCATACCACTTGCAGTCAGTGGGACTGGTGGGGCTCCAGGGTCAAGGAAACCATGGTCTGTGCCGGAGGAGATGGAGTCGTTGCTGGATGCAAT GGAGATTCTGGAGGCCCACTGAACTGCTATGGTGCTAATGCTTGGGAAGTACATGGCATTGTGAGCTTTGGGTCTGGGCTGAGCTGCAACACTCGTAAGAAGCCAACTGTCTTCACCCGGGTGTCTGCCTACATCGACTGGATAAATGAG AAAATAAATCTCAACTGA